The genomic stretch CTGTTCCGTACCCGCACAGGCATTGGCCCCGACCCCCAAAGCCGCCTCCCCcagggggaaactgagtcccacgAAACAACAGGGGCCCTTCTGGAGGGCTCTTATCAATTCTTTAATGCAGGTCCCCAGAAGGCAGCCCCGGCCCCGTGCTGGTCCCGGGGCGGAGAGGGACGGGGGAGGTTCTGGACAACAGATAtcagggagagggaaaagaaatcagGCAGTGGGTAGAAGTAGGTGGGGCCAGGAGATGGCAGAGGGCTTGGGGGCTTCTCCATAACCAAGAATGTGCTCCAAGTTCAGGAATCACTAGGCAGACACATCAGGAAGGAGGGCGGATAAAGCCCACGAGTGTAGCGCACGGAGAGCCCTCCCTGAGGGGCAGGGCGAGTTCCACCGGTCTTCTTTCTGGGAGCGGTGTTCTCAACTCCACGTGGGATGTCGGGGTGGCTTCACATCCAGGTCATTGCTTGTATGGTGTGGAAGGGGTACCTCTGGGGGGCTGCCTGGAAGAAGTGTGTGGCGAGTCTTCACATGGCTGTGTTCCTGACTGTCTCATCATCTCCgggctcctccttctcctccagctccagccccaagtttctctctccttccttctcagccctcttctccttctcctcctgtatctcgtctttcttcttcctcttgtctcTTTCACTGTATGAATACAAAGGCCCCAGACCACGATAAGACACAGAGTCGCTCGTATTTAATGGACACTTTCCTGTGCCAGGCCTTGTGACCAGTGTGTTAGAAAAAGTATCTTTGTTGAGTCCTCGAAACAGTCCTTGTGAGGAAGCCTTATCTCTTTTTCGCAAAGGCGGAAACTAAGGCTCAACCAACCATCCCTGGGTGGGCAGGTGGATGgctgggaggatggatggatggatggatggataggtagataagTAGAGAAGTGAATGGAAGCTTGCATGGAGGGAGGAATAGGTAGATGGAGTGATAGGTGTAGATTGattagaggaaggaaagaataatgtcaatggatgaatggataggaGTGTAGataggtgggtggggggatagaTCACTGGGATaatgggtgggggaaatgggcaggtggatggatgggtgagtgagtaggtagatgggtgggtgggggaatggatggatggatggaagactggatggatggatggatggaagaatggatggatggatggatggatggacagatggatggatggatggatggatggatggatggaagactggatgaaagaatggatggatggatggatggatggatggatggaagaatggatggatggatggatggatggacagacggacggacggatggatggatggaagactGGATGAAagaatggatgcatggatggatggatggatggatggacagatggatggatggaagaatggatggatggatggacagatggatggatggaagaatggatgcatggatggatggatggatggaagaatggatggacggatggatggatggaagaatggatggatggatggacgtacggatggatggatggatggatggacagatggatggatggaagaatggatgcatggaagaatggatggatggatggatggatggatggatggacaagatggatggatggaagaatggatggaaaatggacagatggatggatggacagacggatggatggatggatgggtggatggatgatggacagaagaatggatggacggatggaggAATGAACAAGGCAGGGAGAAAACTACCAACATAGGAACCCTGGTGGATTCTACAACCTCCAGCACATCTGGGGAGTGGGAATCACATTTCGCTGGAACTGCACTGGGTCTTAGACAAAACAAGCCATCAGGCCTGCACCTCTCCCGTACATTTTGGTCTCAACTGAGAATCTTCCAGTCAGACtggcttcctcccctctcctgccctcctacTCCTATCCCCCAACTTTTGCCCAAGTTGAGATGTACCGGAAGGTCCCCCGCCCTGCCACATCCCTGAGCCTTCCCATCAGAATCGTGCCTGGAAGCAGTCAGGACCATAGGAGGCACTGAGTCCAGGAGAGTCACCCACAACAAGCCACACGCTTGTGCACAGACACCTACACAATCCCACACCACCGTCTTATTCACCACATATTTGCCAAGTGCCTACTGGgtgccgggccctgtgctgagcactgggcACACAGCCGGGACTGAAGCTAAGTTCTATTCATCAATTGGAAGCTACCGTGTAGTGTCGAGAAGGCGGTAAATGACTAAGAGAATTTCAGCTGGtgttaaatgcaaagaaaaacgCACAGCTACGGGACACAGAGCGTCAGGAGAGCTGGTAGTCAGGGTGGGCTTCTGTGAGGAAGAAAGATCTGGGCAGGGACTGAAGGAGGAGCCAGCCGGAAGATACACGGCAAAAGGTGTTCCAATCGGCGAGAACAgtaggtgcaaaggccctggggcggAAATGTGCTTGAAGTGTTCAAGAGCCGGAGGTCATCTGTGCCCACCCGTGCTTCCCCACCCCCGGAGAGGGCGCACACAGACCCCCTGACCCCGCACACAGCCACCCACGTTCACACAGGCGGTACCTCAGGTCCACATCCTGGTTGGTCTCTATTCTGAACCTGGGCTCCCCCTCATCCTCATCCCTGTAGGAGAGATAGaaacggggcggggggaggtgagggggggtGAAGGGCAGGAGGTAGGGAGACCCTTGGCCCCTCTGCCGTGAGCTGGGGCTCACGAACTACAGAAAGGAAGGCAGGTGTCCTGGATTGTAGGTGGGGGTCTGAGCAGCGACAGGGAAATGGGGAGACAGAAGAAGGGaccagagagagtcagagagggggaggggcgcccaGCACTTTGGGACGGGGGGACGGGGACAAGGGAGCGGGGAGAGGGGCTCCCACCTCACTTTGGAGCACCAGATGCGGTTGGCCAGCATGAGGAGGAAGACGATAAACAGGAATCCCACGACGGCTGCCAGGCCCACCAGCCAGGGCTTCAGGTGACCCTGCGCGGCTGTCCGAAGGTGGGGCAGGTGGGACTCAGAGATGGGGAGGCGGGGGGCCTGGCCCCCGATAGGGGAGAGGGGAGCGGTGCTGGGGGTGCTCAAGCAGATGGGGTCTTGGAAAGGGGCTGGGTTTCAGAGACCGGCTCTAGAGACCAGGAGGGGGCTAGGGGCTGTGACAGGCAGGATTGGCCTCAGGGACGGGGAGGGAGGCCCAGAGGgagtggaggggctggggggggcgcTCCAAGAGGGGCCGGGCCCCATTCCtcatctccctgccccctcctctcagAGGCCTCAGGTCCTCATCATGAAAAATGGGGAGAAGGTGAGCCTTTGGATGAGCCCATCCCACAACCGCTCCCCACCACTCCCCCGCCACCCCGGGTCCAGGGCACAGCCCTACCCTCCTGAGCCTCGGCAGGTGACAGGAGCAGGGCGCTGAGCAGGAAAAGGGTCTCCAGGGTCCCCATGGCCGCGGAGGAGCCAGCAGCAAGGCACAGTCAAGGTCAGGCCCGGTccaggccctgcccagccctggaTACAGCGGCAGGCGGGCCCAGGGGTGGGGCAGGCCCAGACCCGGAGggggccctccctcctcccctccccacccggaGGTCAGACTCTGGACCTGAAATAACAATTAACGCGGGGAGTCCAGCCCCCTCCACCCTGGGCCCTGCCCCAGGAcccagcctccaggctcccaggctccctgCGGCAGGGGCCCGGCTGCGATGGGCCTCCACGCGGCGTCGCTATGTCTCCGTCTCCGAACTCCCCACAAAATGTTATGCCCCCGTGTCATAGAGAAGCTCGAGGAGGCCAGGAGCACAGAGGTCACGTGGAAATTTTgcgagctgggatctgaaccccgGTCACCCAGAGCCAAGGCTGGGATGAGTACAGGGACAGGAAGTGATGGGCCGCGTGCCCACCGGGCATCTCCAAACCCACCCACGCCCTTATGGCTGgagaatgggtcaaccaggcagcCGATGACTCAGGGTCCAGGCTCTCCTGCCCGTCAACCTTGGTCCCCGGGGCTGATTAGATAGGGGACCCTGCCCAAGCGAGGGAGTGCTGCAGCCCAGCTGTCATGGGACAGCCACGGCCCGGGCACGTGGCAGGAGGCCCGGAGTGGGGGCCTCTGCAGGGCCTTGGAGGGGGGGTCCGGGGGGCACTGGGGGATAACAGCGTCATTGCACATGGCCTTATGGAGGGCCTACGCATCCCtggggcctcctccctccctgcagtcTGACTACAGACTACAGGCCACCCAGCAGAGCGGTGGAGTTCAAAGCGAGCCCACCCCGACCACCCAGGCGGTACGTATgaagcgcctactgtgtgccctATTCTGTGCAAAGCTCagacgggagggagggagcctcAGGCACTGTCCTCCGGGAATTCTCGGGTTAGCTGGGAAGtcaggaccccccacccccaccccggggaccgGCAGATCGAGCGGGGGCCCAGCAGCAGAGCCTGGGAAGGAGGCCGGGGTGGGGACCGAGCAGATCCGGAAGACCGGGGGCAGAACCCTGCCTTGGGGCTTCTGCTTCCGAAGGCAGGTCACAGAACCGGCCTCCGGCCACAAAAAAGTTCTCTCTGCTGCAAGCAAGTCCTTTCTGGGCTTCGTGCCTCCACTGtcccatctgttaaatggggtcAACTGAGTCCTGCCCGCGAGGATCACAGGGAAAAGGCTCACCGAGCACAACAGCAGGCACAGGCTAAGCACTAGGCCACGGTTAGCCACCattatcactgttttaaaaacatcttcTTGGTGGAGGCCGGGCGGGATTAGGCTCTGGGGCCAAGGGGGAAGCAGGCGGGAAGTGCCAACCACTGGGAGACCTGCCCGCGGAGAACGAGAACATTCTGTGCCGAGACAGGGCAGATCAGTGGAACAAGGGGTCCCGAGCGCCCAAGTCGAGGCTACACAACCACCAGAGGGGTTCAAACCC from Prionailurus viverrinus isolate Anna chromosome A2, UM_Priviv_1.0, whole genome shotgun sequence encodes the following:
- the LOC125155562 gene encoding small integral membrane protein 24-like; this translates as MGTLETLFLLSALLLSPAEAQEAAQGHLKPWLVGLAAVVGFLFIVFLLMLANRIWCSKVRDEDEGEPRFRIETNQDVDLSERDKRKKKDEIQEEKEKRAEKEGERNLGLELEEKEEPGDDETVRNTAM